One Burkholderiales bacterium genomic window carries:
- the senA gene encoding selenoneine synthase SenA → MNAPLCLRETGLGKQLLDARTRTLALISDLQGVQWFGPRLAIVNPPLWELGHIGWFQERWCLRYRGSAALAPSIMPDADRLYDSGAVAHDIRWDLPLPNPDHTLAYLEEVLQRVLEKSECGEDELDYFARLALYHEDMHGEALFYTRQTLGYARPGFAGLGSSVNLLDADAKDVAVCGGPMMLGATRQDGFVFDNEKWAHEIEIEPFRISRTAVSNGEFLEFIEDKGYRRRELWSELGWQWRQSARAEAPPYWVKEEGNWLLRQFNERVPLPGSSAVIHVNWFEAEAYCRWAGRRLPSEAEWEMAAATVPGKIEVKRRYPWGSEPPTTKHANLDGVIAGSVPVGAMPEGDSAWGVRQMLGNVWEWTADWFLPYPGFVADPYAEYSLPWFGNHKVLRGGCFATRARLLRNSWRNFYTPDRRDVFSGFRTCAIEA, encoded by the coding sequence ATGAACGCGCCATTATGTCTTCGTGAGACGGGTCTCGGCAAGCAACTGCTAGACGCTAGAACGCGTACCTTGGCTTTGATCAGTGATCTCCAAGGCGTGCAGTGGTTCGGGCCCAGGCTGGCCATTGTCAACCCTCCATTGTGGGAGCTGGGACACATCGGCTGGTTCCAGGAACGCTGGTGCCTGCGTTACAGGGGCTCGGCCGCATTGGCACCGTCCATCATGCCGGATGCGGATCGGCTTTACGATTCGGGCGCGGTCGCGCACGACATCCGATGGGATCTTCCGCTGCCCAACCCGGATCACACGCTGGCATATTTGGAAGAAGTATTGCAGCGCGTTCTGGAAAAATCCGAGTGCGGAGAAGACGAGCTCGACTATTTCGCGCGGCTCGCGCTATACCATGAGGACATGCACGGCGAAGCGCTCTTCTACACCCGGCAAACTCTAGGATATGCCAGGCCCGGGTTCGCCGGTCTCGGGAGTTCAGTCAATTTATTAGACGCTGATGCTAAAGATGTAGCTGTTTGCGGAGGACCCATGATGCTGGGCGCTACGCGGCAGGATGGATTTGTATTCGATAACGAAAAATGGGCGCATGAAATTGAGATTGAACCGTTCCGCATATCGCGTACTGCAGTCAGCAACGGCGAATTCCTCGAGTTTATTGAGGACAAAGGCTACAGGCGCCGCGAACTCTGGTCCGAACTAGGCTGGCAGTGGAGGCAAAGCGCACGTGCCGAGGCGCCCCCGTACTGGGTAAAGGAAGAAGGTAACTGGTTGTTGCGGCAGTTCAACGAACGGGTGCCGTTGCCAGGTAGTAGCGCTGTGATTCACGTCAACTGGTTTGAGGCGGAGGCGTATTGCCGCTGGGCCGGGCGGCGCCTACCCAGCGAGGCGGAATGGGAAATGGCGGCTGCAACGGTGCCAGGCAAGATAGAGGTCAAGCGGCGCTATCCCTGGGGATCCGAACCACCTACGACGAAGCACGCCAATTTGGATGGCGTTATCGCGGGCAGCGTCCCCGTCGGCGCGATGCCTGAAGGCGACAGCGCATGGGGCGTTAGGCAGATGTTGGGTAATGTCTGGGAATGGACCGCGGACTGGTTCCTTCCCTATCCGGGGTTCGTAGCGGACCCATACGCGGAGTATTCGTTGCCATGGTTTGGCAATCATAAAGTGTTGCGCGGAGGGTGTTTCGCGACACGGGCGAGGCTGCTGCGCAACAGCTGGCGCAATTTCTACACTCCCGATCGGCGCGACGTGTTTAGCGGCTTTCGTACCTGCGCTATCGAGGCCTAG
- the senB gene encoding selenoneine biosynthesis selenosugar synthase SenB codes for MNIVIVTPAAAPTLSGNLNTAQRWARLLKHIGHQVEIESEWDGAPADLMIALHAGKSYGSIQRFATLVPRRPLIVCLTGTDLYRDLRTDSSAQNSLELATRLVVLQEMALKELPADMRHKTHVIYQSAKPIPPVAPLKSQFEISVIGHLREEKDPFRCAMALRYLPPTSRIRVCHMGRAMSAEMNDQARQWMAREPRYRWTGEIQHREVRRRLARSRAMVISSLMEGGANVISEALVTNVPVIASRVPGNIGMLGEKYNGYFTAGDERELAALLLWLESNHDFRTALKNQCRKRVPLVLEKCESKGLEALLADIKRQRPGQA; via the coding sequence ATGAACATCGTCATCGTTACGCCTGCGGCGGCGCCCACTCTGAGCGGGAACCTTAATACGGCGCAGAGATGGGCTCGTTTGCTGAAGCATATCGGCCATCAGGTCGAGATTGAATCCGAATGGGATGGCGCTCCTGCAGACTTGATGATCGCTCTGCACGCAGGCAAGAGCTACGGCTCAATCCAGCGCTTTGCCACCCTGGTACCGCGGCGGCCTTTGATTGTCTGTCTCACCGGCACTGATTTGTACCGCGATTTAAGGACCGATTCATCGGCGCAGAATTCGCTGGAGTTGGCAACACGTCTGGTCGTGCTGCAGGAAATGGCGTTAAAGGAACTGCCGGCCGACATGCGGCACAAAACGCATGTCATTTATCAGTCGGCAAAACCAATTCCACCCGTGGCGCCGTTAAAAAGCCAATTTGAAATTTCCGTAATTGGCCATTTGCGCGAGGAGAAGGATCCCTTCCGTTGCGCAATGGCATTGCGCTATTTGCCCCCTACCTCCCGCATTCGGGTTTGCCATATGGGCCGGGCAATGAGTGCTGAAATGAATGATCAGGCTCGCCAGTGGATGGCGCGCGAACCACGTTACCGCTGGACAGGCGAAATCCAGCATCGCGAGGTGCGCAGGCGGCTTGCGCGCAGTCGCGCCATGGTCATAAGTTCGCTTATGGAGGGCGGCGCCAATGTCATTTCAGAAGCGCTGGTAACAAACGTGCCGGTGATCGCATCGCGAGTTCCGGGCAACATCGGCATGCTGGGTGAAAAATATAACGGATACTTTACGGCCGGGGATGAGCGTGAGCTTGCTGCGCTTTTGCTATGGCTGGAAAGCAATCACGACTTTCGGACTGCGCTCAAAAACCAGTGCCGGAAGCGCGTGCCGCTCGTTCTAGAAAAATGCGAGTCGAAAGGTCTCGAAGCGTTGCTTGCAGATATCAAGCGGCAACGGCCGGGCCAAGCGTAG
- a CDS encoding CopD family protein produces MGVAKLLHVFGIVIWVGGMFFAYLALRPAAAQELEPPQRLKLWLAVLRRFFSWVWLAVASILGSGLYMMRQLGNVSVPGYAYAMMLTGFLMILIFVHVYFAPFRRLRRSIADQDWATAGAALNQIRLLVAANLILGLINIAVATLGPAVAA; encoded by the coding sequence ATGGGCGTTGCCAAACTTTTACATGTTTTCGGGATTGTGATTTGGGTGGGCGGAATGTTTTTCGCCTACTTAGCGCTGCGGCCCGCCGCTGCGCAGGAGCTCGAGCCGCCCCAAAGGCTCAAACTTTGGTTGGCGGTACTGAGGCGCTTCTTTTCCTGGGTGTGGCTGGCAGTTGCGTCTATACTCGGCAGCGGTTTATACATGATGCGGCAACTGGGCAACGTAAGCGTGCCAGGCTACGCCTACGCGATGATGCTCACTGGATTTCTCATGATACTAATTTTCGTACACGTGTATTTCGCGCCGTTCCGACGGCTGCGGCGTTCAATAGCAGACCAGGATTGGGCCACGGCAGGCGCGGCGCTGAACCAGATTCGCCTACTGGTTGCCGCCAATTTGATCTTGGGCCTGATTAATATCGCGGTCGCTACGCTTGGCCCGGCCGTTGCCGCTTGA
- the rnhB gene encoding ribonuclease HII, whose protein sequence is MIRRPICGVDEAGRGPLAGPVYAACVMLNPGNKIFGLADSKQLSAVRREQLASEIKSCALAWAVASASVDEIDRINILQASLLAMKRAVESLALQPAVVLVDGLHCPTLGYPTRAVVKGDCKIPEIMAASILAKTARDAEMLALHWHFPQYGFDRHKGYPTLQHLAALQIYGACQIHRRSFAPVKLFLKACR, encoded by the coding sequence GTGATTCGACGGCCGATTTGCGGGGTGGATGAGGCCGGACGGGGACCGCTTGCTGGTCCCGTATACGCCGCCTGCGTTATGCTCAACCCCGGTAACAAAATATTCGGCCTGGCCGATTCCAAGCAATTGAGCGCGGTGCGACGCGAACAACTCGCCTCGGAAATCAAATCCTGCGCGCTGGCCTGGGCAGTCGCCTCGGCGAGCGTGGACGAGATCGACCGGATAAACATTCTCCAGGCGAGCCTACTCGCAATGAAGCGCGCCGTGGAGAGTCTTGCGCTGCAACCCGCAGTCGTGTTGGTGGACGGGCTGCACTGTCCAACGCTCGGTTACCCGACACGTGCCGTCGTCAAGGGAGACTGTAAAATTCCGGAGATCATGGCGGCTTCGATTCTGGCCAAAACAGCGCGCGATGCGGAAATGCTTGCGCTACACTGGCATTTTCCGCAATATGGTTTCGACCGGCACAAAGGTTACCCGACTCTGCAGCATCTTGCCGCGTTGCAAATATACGGTGCATGTCAAATACACCGCCGCAGTTTTGCGCCGGTAAAGCTATTTCTCAAAGCGTGCAGGTAA
- the lpxB gene encoding lipid-A-disaccharide synthase — translation MNPAHQPRIVIGIVATEASGDQLGGHLIRALRTFLPQAQFIGIGGPKMLAAGINSLVPIDKLAVHGYVEILTRLPQIIWIRRKLRNYLLLHRPQILIGIDSPDFNLGLEKRLKQRGVPTIHYVSPSVWAWRGERIHKIKRAVSHMLTLFPFEAPIYEKAGIPVTYVGHPLAEMLPDVPDRVAAREQMRVPANAKVFALLPGSRVNELHYMADTFIETAKRVLQEQAGAHFLVPLDSRETRDQFQIALYRNNAQDLPLTVLFGHTHSALKVADVALIASGTATLEALLLKCPMVITYKANDLSFRIVKNRYYLPYVGLPNILAGEFIVPEILQDDATPANLAQALLNLIADQTIIDRLRRKFTAIHAKLKQDTALRLAQAIMPYLEKQGVICDSTADLRGG, via the coding sequence ATGAATCCCGCGCATCAACCGCGCATTGTTATCGGCATAGTTGCGACTGAAGCATCCGGCGATCAGCTTGGCGGGCATCTTATCCGCGCCTTAAGAACTTTTCTTCCTCAAGCGCAGTTCATCGGCATCGGCGGACCCAAGATGCTGGCGGCAGGAATAAATTCGCTGGTTCCAATAGATAAACTAGCCGTCCATGGTTATGTCGAAATTTTAACGCGCTTGCCGCAAATCATTTGGATCCGCCGTAAATTGCGCAATTACCTACTGCTGCACCGGCCGCAGATTTTGATCGGGATAGACTCGCCAGATTTCAACCTCGGCCTTGAGAAGAGACTGAAACAGCGCGGGGTGCCCACAATTCATTATGTGAGCCCTTCTGTCTGGGCATGGCGCGGCGAACGCATTCATAAGATCAAGCGCGCAGTATCGCATATGCTCACGCTATTTCCGTTTGAGGCTCCGATTTACGAAAAAGCGGGAATACCTGTGACTTATGTCGGTCATCCGCTTGCTGAAATGCTGCCTGACGTGCCCGATCGTGTTGCGGCTCGCGAGCAAATGCGAGTGCCGGCGAACGCGAAAGTCTTCGCCCTATTACCGGGCAGCCGGGTAAACGAGTTACATTACATGGCGGATACTTTTATTGAAACCGCGAAGCGTGTATTGCAAGAGCAGGCCGGCGCGCATTTTCTGGTGCCCCTGGATAGCCGTGAAACGCGCGACCAGTTTCAGATCGCCTTATACCGGAACAATGCGCAGGATTTACCGCTTACCGTATTATTTGGGCACACGCACAGCGCGCTAAAAGTAGCCGACGTTGCGCTAATTGCTTCGGGAACAGCGACCCTTGAAGCGTTACTTCTCAAGTGTCCAATGGTCATCACCTACAAGGCCAATGACCTTAGCTTTCGCATAGTCAAGAACAGATATTACTTGCCCTATGTCGGTCTGCCAAATATCCTGGCCGGCGAATTTATCGTTCCTGAAATTCTGCAAGACGACGCAACCCCTGCTAATCTGGCACAAGCGCTCCTCAATCTGATCGCGGACCAGACGATAATCGATCGGTTGCGCCGGAAATTCACAGCAATTCATGCCAAGCTTAAACAGGACACTGCGCTGCGTTTAGCGCAAGCCATAATGCCGTATCTGGAAAAGCAAGGGGTAATTTGTGATTCGACGGCCGATTTGCGGGGTGGATGA
- the lpxA gene encoding acyl-ACP--UDP-N-acetylglucosamine O-acyltransferase, with amino-acid sequence MIHPTAIIHPGAKLAPDVEVGAYSIIGDKVEIGAGTWVGPHAVILGPSRIGSNNRIYQFVSLGDAPQDKKYGGEATWLEIGNGNTIREFCTFNRGTVQDVGITRVGDGNWVMAYVHLAHDCQIGSHTIFANNVHLAGHIHVGDYAVLGGFVGIHQYCHIGAHSMLGAGSIVRQDVPPYVTASGNTARPHGINSEGLKRRGFGAEAISGIKRAYKTLYKSGLALDEARQAIAAEVEQCPELRVLVEFLENSQRGLIR; translated from the coding sequence ATGATTCACCCGACTGCGATCATACACCCGGGAGCCAAACTCGCGCCGGATGTCGAGGTGGGAGCGTATAGCATCATCGGCGATAAAGTTGAAATCGGCGCCGGCACTTGGGTTGGCCCGCACGCGGTGATTTTAGGTCCGTCACGCATCGGATCCAATAACCGGATCTACCAGTTTGTCTCACTTGGAGATGCGCCTCAAGACAAGAAATATGGCGGGGAAGCAACCTGGCTGGAAATCGGCAATGGCAACACCATTCGCGAGTTCTGCACGTTTAACCGTGGCACGGTGCAGGACGTCGGTATCACGCGGGTCGGCGACGGTAATTGGGTTATGGCTTACGTGCACTTGGCGCACGATTGTCAGATCGGCAGCCATACTATCTTCGCCAATAACGTGCATCTTGCGGGACACATTCACGTAGGCGACTACGCGGTACTCGGCGGGTTTGTGGGCATTCATCAATACTGCCATATCGGAGCTCACAGCATGTTGGGAGCCGGCAGCATTGTGAGACAAGACGTTCCCCCGTACGTTACGGCGTCGGGAAACACAGCCCGGCCCCATGGAATCAATTCTGAGGGACTGAAACGGCGCGGGTTCGGAGCAGAAGCAATATCTGGCATCAAGCGCGCTTACAAGACACTGTACAAATCCGGGCTTGCGTTGGACGAAGCCAGACAGGCAATAGCAGCGGAAGTAGAGCAATGCCCGGAACTTCGTGTATTGGTCGAATTTCTTGAGAACAGCCAACGCGGGCTAATTCGCTAA
- the fabZ gene encoding 3-hydroxyacyl-ACP dehydratase FabZ, translating into MDVGEIMQYLPHRYPFLLVDRVLSIEPGKSIVAIKNVTINEPYFVGHFPQQPIMPGVMILEALAQVSAILSFKTDNFKVNEDSVYYFVGIDNARFKKPVLVGDQLLLHATLTRHIKGFWKFTALAKVDDDVVAEAELICAVRAK; encoded by the coding sequence ATGGATGTCGGCGAAATCATGCAGTACCTGCCACACCGCTACCCATTTCTGCTGGTGGATCGGGTTCTTTCCATTGAGCCCGGGAAGAGCATCGTAGCCATCAAAAACGTCACCATTAATGAACCCTATTTTGTCGGTCACTTCCCCCAGCAGCCGATCATGCCGGGCGTCATGATTCTCGAGGCTCTGGCGCAGGTCTCCGCCATCCTCTCCTTCAAAACGGACAATTTCAAGGTCAATGAGGATTCGGTTTACTATTTTGTTGGCATTGACAACGCGAGGTTCAAGAAGCCGGTGCTAGTGGGTGATCAACTGCTGCTTCACGCTACACTAACCCGGCATATCAAGGGTTTCTGGAAATTTACCGCCCTGGCCAAGGTCGATGACGACGTCGTCGCGGAAGCGGAGTTGATTTGTGCCGTGCGGGCGAAATGA
- the lpxD gene encoding UDP-3-O-(3-hydroxymyristoyl)glucosamine N-acyltransferase, whose amino-acid sequence MSHTETSHSLGSIVERFGGELIGDRNISITQVAPLDLAQPWHLSFLSQPKYRSQLETTKAGAVILGRESRDLTALPRIVCNDPYVYFARVSAFLNPVALPPPGAHPSAVIATSAQIPASATIGAHVFIGEQVVIGERTVVGSGCCLGEGVAIGEACFLHPRVVIYPRCVIGDKVTLQSGVVIGSDGFGIAMDGGHWLKIPQIGRVIIGNDVEIGANTTVDRGAMGDTVIEDGVKLDNLIQVGHNVRIGAHTAIAGCVGIAGSTKIGRYCRIGGAAMISGHLQIADNVTISGATGVGKTITKAGTYTSAYPFEPHNVWLKNAVQLRHLHELAQKVRNLEQQSKKSKRKTK is encoded by the coding sequence ATGTCTCACACGGAAACCAGCCACAGCTTAGGCAGCATTGTCGAGCGCTTCGGCGGTGAACTCATCGGCGATAGAAATATATCGATCACGCAAGTTGCCCCGCTGGATCTCGCGCAGCCTTGGCATCTTTCGTTCCTCTCGCAACCTAAATATCGCAGTCAATTAGAAACAACCAAGGCGGGTGCGGTGATTCTCGGGCGGGAATCCCGCGATTTGACCGCACTGCCGCGTATCGTCTGCAACGATCCTTATGTTTATTTCGCAAGAGTTTCGGCTTTCCTTAATCCGGTAGCATTACCGCCGCCCGGCGCCCATCCCAGCGCGGTGATTGCGACCAGCGCGCAGATTCCCGCCTCGGCAACCATAGGCGCCCATGTGTTTATCGGAGAACAAGTAGTGATCGGGGAGCGCACGGTCGTAGGCTCTGGTTGTTGTTTGGGGGAAGGTGTGGCGATCGGAGAGGCGTGTTTTCTTCACCCCCGCGTGGTGATTTACCCCCGCTGCGTGATCGGAGACAAGGTCACGCTTCAATCCGGCGTCGTTATCGGCTCCGACGGCTTTGGCATAGCCATGGATGGGGGACATTGGCTTAAGATTCCCCAGATTGGCAGAGTGATCATCGGCAATGACGTGGAAATTGGCGCAAATACGACCGTGGACCGGGGTGCGATGGGGGACACGGTGATTGAAGACGGAGTAAAACTCGATAACCTCATACAGGTCGGTCACAACGTGCGCATCGGCGCGCATACCGCCATCGCAGGCTGCGTTGGCATTGCGGGCAGTACAAAAATCGGGCGCTACTGTAGAATTGGCGGCGCAGCGATGATAAGCGGGCATTTGCAGATCGCCGATAATGTGACGATTTCGGGGGCTACCGGGGTCGGAAAAACCATAACCAAAGCCGGCACCTATACCTCGGCTTATCCGTTCGAGCCGCACAATGTATGGCTAAAAAACGCTGTACAGCTGCGCCACCTGCACGAATTAGCGCAAAAAGTCCGCAATCTCGAACAACAGAGCAAAAAGTCGAAAAGGAAAACAAAGTGA
- a CDS encoding OmpH family outer membrane protein, producing the protein MKTLKFVLAGALALLAFNVEAGDQIKIGVVNLERVLREAVPAIKAQKKLEKEFAVREQALQKAGQQIKDLQATLDKENPSMSDSERRAKEQDLARMNLDYQRMQREYREDANLRRNEELASVFERANKVVQDIATTEKFDLILQDAVYISPRIDITDKVIKALSEPPAK; encoded by the coding sequence TTGAAAACTTTAAAATTCGTTTTGGCTGGCGCGTTGGCCTTACTTGCCTTCAATGTTGAAGCGGGCGATCAGATCAAGATCGGCGTAGTGAATCTTGAGCGGGTATTGCGCGAAGCCGTCCCGGCAATCAAGGCCCAAAAGAAACTTGAAAAGGAGTTTGCGGTGCGGGAACAGGCGCTGCAAAAGGCCGGTCAGCAGATCAAGGACCTGCAAGCGACCCTGGATAAGGAAAACCCGAGCATGAGCGATTCCGAGCGGCGCGCCAAGGAGCAAGATCTCGCGCGGATGAACCTCGATTATCAGCGCATGCAGCGTGAGTATAGGGAAGACGCGAACTTGCGCAGAAACGAAGAGTTGGCTTCCGTATTCGAACGCGCCAACAAGGTCGTTCAGGATATTGCCACAACAGAAAAATTCGACCTAATTTTACAGGATGCGGTGTACATCAGCCCGCGAATCGACATAACCGACAAGGTAATCAAGGCGCTGTCCGAACCGCCCGCTAAATAA
- the bamA gene encoding outer membrane protein assembly factor BamA has translation MKKFCLVILLLCLCTATAQAFEPFVIKDIRVEGIQRTEAGTVFSYLPVKVGDFMNDDKAAAAIKALFATGFFKDVRLEVQNDVLIVIVQERPAIAQININGAKDISSDDLKKSLRQVGLAESRIFDKALLDRAEQELKRQYIARGRYAATVTTTVTPLERNRVAITFDISEGEVAKIRQINIVGNHAFPQKELLDLFTLTTPGLLTFFTKNDQYSKQKLAGDLETLRSYYLNRGYIEFNIDSTQVSITPNKADIYITITITEGPRYTVSSIKLAGELLLPEAEMRKLIKLEPGDVFSREKLTESSKAIADKLGNYGYAFANVNAVPEVNKAKRQVAFTFFIDPGRRVYVRRVNIIGNTRTRDEVIRREIRQLEGAWYNADLITRSKQRIDKLGYFSDVNVETPAVPGTTDQVDVNFSVTEKATGNVLLGVGYSDSEGIILSASVSQNNIFGSGNMVNLAVNSGSVNRVYSLSWTDPYFTINGVSFGVDMYKRTTNTESTSSAPYDTSTIGGAVRFGVPVTEYDTINYGLGIEETSTEVFATSPPEYIQFVDEFGSVTTTMPLSVGFSHDGRDSLIYTTSGLLLRFGAEIGLPAEQLKYYKISYQQQYYYPLSKTFTLFLNGQLGMGDGYGGQSLPFYKNFFAGGSTSVRGFSTNSIGPVDIYGNAVGGTRQIVGTSEVLFPMPGFSDIKALRLGTFVDTGTVADTWNFSTLRVSAGLDVSWTSPFGPLKVSVAQPLRKFNSDKIQRFQFTFGTSF, from the coding sequence ATGAAAAAATTTTGTCTGGTAATCTTGTTGCTGTGCTTATGTACCGCAACTGCGCAGGCGTTCGAGCCTTTCGTAATCAAAGATATCAGGGTAGAAGGAATACAACGCACTGAAGCCGGAACGGTTTTTAGCTACCTGCCCGTAAAGGTGGGTGACTTCATGAATGATGACAAGGCCGCGGCAGCCATTAAGGCGCTATTCGCGACCGGATTCTTCAAGGACGTAAGGTTGGAAGTGCAAAACGATGTGCTGATTGTCATTGTGCAAGAGCGTCCGGCCATTGCACAAATAAATATAAATGGCGCCAAGGATATAAGCAGCGATGACTTGAAAAAAAGCCTGAGGCAGGTCGGCCTGGCGGAATCGAGGATTTTTGACAAGGCGCTTCTAGATAGAGCCGAGCAGGAGCTTAAGCGACAGTACATCGCCCGCGGCAGGTATGCCGCAACCGTCACCACCACCGTTACTCCTTTGGAACGCAACCGGGTCGCAATTACGTTCGACATATCCGAAGGCGAGGTCGCCAAGATCCGGCAAATCAATATCGTGGGTAACCATGCATTTCCGCAGAAGGAACTCCTGGATCTATTCACGTTGACGACCCCGGGATTGCTTACTTTTTTCACTAAAAACGATCAGTACTCCAAGCAGAAGCTTGCCGGTGACCTCGAAACCTTGCGTTCCTACTATCTCAATCGTGGATACATTGAGTTCAACATAGATTCCACGCAGGTGTCGATCACGCCGAACAAGGCGGATATTTACATCACAATCACCATCACGGAAGGTCCCAGATACACAGTATCGAGTATCAAGCTTGCCGGCGAGCTGCTGCTGCCGGAAGCCGAGATGCGTAAACTCATTAAACTTGAACCCGGCGACGTGTTTTCGCGGGAAAAACTAACCGAATCCAGCAAAGCCATTGCCGACAAACTGGGCAATTACGGCTACGCGTTTGCCAACGTAAATGCGGTGCCCGAAGTCAATAAGGCAAAACGACAAGTTGCCTTTACCTTCTTTATCGACCCGGGACGCAGGGTTTACGTGCGCCGGGTCAATATTATCGGCAACACGCGCACCCGTGATGAAGTGATACGCCGCGAGATCAGGCAACTGGAAGGCGCTTGGTATAACGCCGATCTGATCACTCGTTCCAAGCAGCGCATCGACAAGCTGGGTTACTTTTCCGACGTGAATGTCGAAACACCGGCTGTGCCCGGCACCACCGACCAGGTTGACGTGAATTTCAGCGTCACCGAAAAGGCCACAGGCAACGTATTACTCGGTGTGGGATATTCCGACTCTGAAGGTATCATCCTCTCCGCATCGGTATCGCAAAACAACATATTTGGCTCCGGCAACATGGTTAATCTGGCGGTCAACAGCGGCAGCGTGAACAGAGTGTACTCGCTGTCCTGGACCGACCCTTATTTCACCATAAACGGGGTGAGCTTTGGAGTCGATATGTACAAGCGCACCACTAACACGGAGTCAACTAGCTCCGCGCCATATGACACATCAACAATTGGCGGAGCGGTTCGTTTTGGCGTACCCGTGACCGAATATGACACCATCAATTACGGACTCGGGATCGAGGAAACCAGTACCGAGGTCTTCGCAACCAGTCCGCCGGAATATATTCAATTTGTCGATGAATTTGGTAGCGTTACAACAACAATGCCATTGAGTGTTGGTTTTTCGCATGACGGTCGCGATAGCTTGATTTACACCACCAGTGGTTTATTGCTCAGGTTTGGCGCAGAAATAGGCTTGCCGGCGGAGCAGCTAAAGTATTACAAGATTTCCTATCAGCAGCAATATTATTATCCGCTCAGCAAGACCTTTACGCTGTTTCTTAACGGACAACTCGGTATGGGCGATGGTTACGGCGGACAGTCGTTGCCTTTTTACAAGAATTTCTTTGCTGGGGGCAGCACTTCGGTGCGGGGATTTAGTACCAACTCTATTGGTCCGGTAGACATTTACGGCAATGCCGTAGGCGGTACTCGGCAGATAGTGGGAACCAGTGAAGTTTTGTTCCCCATGCCGGGTTTCAGCGACATAAAAGCCCTGAGACTGGGTACCTTTGTGGACACCGGCACCGTGGCCGATACGTGGAATTTCAGCACCCTGCGCGTCTCAGCTGGGCTGGACGTTTCTTGGACCTCGCCATTTGGACCGCTCAAAGTCAGCGTCGCGCAGCCGCTACGGAAGTTCAATAGTGATAAAATACAGCGCTTCCAGTTCACATTTGGAACCTCGTTCTAG